In one window of Nakamurella sp. PAMC28650 DNA:
- a CDS encoding CHAT domain-containing protein translates to MTIGGGQEPSTGADVAAALRFLERARAAGDSGRPSAALKWCEKALRRLPGAGPDEPQISNARCLVMITQAYQYSALGDVQRSLAILTEAEQADTGSLSAIWGARAMSLLRGGDSAGALTAFDRAINTAPADAPRVLSAALLNRGLLQMGAGHLLPAEKDTRAALEAAMAADDRWGMHMAAHNLGYLQFLAGDLPGALDSMEAAQRAVAEPPVGMPAMDRARVLLAAGLTREAADFSQLAIEDFDRNRALSELPDALVVAAETDLLRSDWKSALVKARRAKVLNRRRGNENAALLAELVELKATAVRRAGARNPLVRARSDARRAADLASSLVAHDLPGDAVSAQLVTADALLESDDLDAAQDAAASALSFGPNLPMGTRLHARLVAARIEMRLEKPTRAFAQIRRGLDELAEFQARFGSQDMQAGAAVHGAALARLGLRTAVAGGSPATILQWLERSRAVTTRLPAVHPPADQELAETLGQLRLATIDARAAAVAGLRDPGRERRVAELRRHVRTRSWTVSGSGTVHRPLALAAVRRLLAGDPSDPTVIALLHGEVEVHALVISAHRATHRRLADWPDVDARIRRAAADLDLLAAPRIPLPVMQVARRSLTEDLIQLDRALLAPILADVTGGPVVIAAVGPMATLPWGLLPSFVGRPVSVSSSVTAAMSSVGRPSRAYLRGVLAVSGPDVPGGADEAAAVAGMHAGAHLLVGAEATGEAVLGQMPQGGLLHIAAHGHHEPDSPLFSSVQLADGPLYGYDIAPSPALPDHVVLSSCDVGRSDDRPGGEPLGLAAALLRSGVSTVVAGISRISDEVAAAAMLVYHERLLAGDGPAVALAVAISGTADVPAPLTCFGAGS, encoded by the coding sequence GTGACGATCGGCGGGGGACAGGAACCATCCACCGGTGCCGACGTCGCGGCAGCGCTGCGGTTCCTGGAGCGTGCACGTGCCGCCGGCGACAGCGGCCGGCCCTCTGCTGCGCTGAAATGGTGCGAGAAGGCACTGAGGCGCCTTCCTGGTGCCGGACCGGACGAACCGCAGATCTCGAACGCCCGGTGCCTGGTGATGATCACCCAGGCGTACCAGTACTCGGCGCTCGGAGATGTCCAGCGGTCCCTGGCGATTCTGACGGAGGCAGAGCAGGCAGATACCGGCTCGCTCTCGGCCATCTGGGGGGCCCGCGCGATGAGTCTACTGCGGGGCGGCGACTCCGCCGGCGCCCTGACCGCGTTCGACCGGGCCATCAACACCGCTCCGGCGGACGCACCGAGGGTCCTGTCGGCCGCCCTGCTCAATCGCGGCCTCCTGCAGATGGGGGCAGGGCATCTGCTGCCCGCGGAGAAGGACACACGGGCGGCGCTGGAGGCGGCCATGGCCGCGGACGACCGCTGGGGCATGCACATGGCGGCGCACAACCTGGGCTACCTCCAGTTCCTGGCCGGAGATCTACCCGGGGCGCTCGACTCGATGGAGGCGGCCCAGAGAGCGGTGGCAGAACCTCCGGTCGGCATGCCGGCGATGGACCGGGCGCGGGTGCTGCTCGCCGCCGGTCTCACCCGTGAGGCGGCCGACTTCAGCCAGCTGGCCATCGAGGACTTCGACCGCAACCGGGCGCTCAGCGAACTACCCGACGCACTGGTGGTGGCGGCCGAAACCGATCTGCTGCGGTCCGACTGGAAGTCGGCGCTGGTGAAAGCGCGCCGGGCCAAGGTCCTCAATCGTCGCCGCGGGAACGAGAACGCCGCCCTGCTCGCCGAACTGGTCGAGCTGAAGGCGACGGCCGTACGACGGGCCGGGGCCCGGAACCCGTTGGTGCGAGCCAGATCCGATGCGCGCCGGGCGGCGGACCTGGCGTCCTCGCTGGTGGCACACGACCTTCCCGGCGACGCCGTCAGCGCCCAGCTCGTCACCGCAGACGCCCTGCTGGAGTCCGACGACCTCGACGCCGCGCAGGACGCAGCCGCGTCGGCTCTGAGCTTCGGGCCCAACCTCCCGATGGGTACCCGCCTGCACGCCCGACTGGTCGCGGCGCGAATCGAGATGCGTCTCGAGAAGCCCACCCGGGCGTTCGCCCAGATCCGCAGGGGGCTGGACGAACTGGCCGAGTTCCAGGCCCGTTTCGGCTCGCAGGACATGCAGGCCGGGGCGGCGGTGCACGGCGCGGCACTGGCCCGGCTGGGGTTGCGAACGGCCGTCGCCGGCGGATCGCCGGCAACGATCCTGCAATGGCTCGAGCGTTCCAGAGCGGTCACCACCCGTCTCCCGGCGGTCCATCCGCCGGCCGATCAGGAACTGGCGGAGACGCTGGGGCAGCTCCGCCTGGCCACCATCGATGCGCGGGCCGCCGCCGTCGCCGGGCTCCGGGACCCGGGCCGGGAACGGCGTGTGGCCGAACTGCGGAGACACGTCCGGACCAGATCCTGGACGGTGAGCGGATCGGGCACCGTCCATCGGCCGCTGGCGCTGGCCGCGGTGCGACGGCTCCTGGCCGGCGACCCGTCAGATCCGACGGTGATCGCCCTGCTGCACGGGGAGGTGGAGGTGCACGCGCTGGTGATCAGCGCGCACCGGGCCACCCATCGCAGGCTGGCGGACTGGCCGGACGTTGACGCGCGGATCCGCCGCGCCGCAGCTGATCTCGACCTGCTGGCCGCCCCGAGAATTCCGCTGCCGGTGATGCAGGTGGCCCGCCGGTCGCTGACCGAGGACCTGATCCAGCTGGACCGGGCCCTGCTGGCGCCGATCCTGGCGGACGTCACCGGCGGCCCCGTCGTCATCGCCGCCGTCGGGCCGATGGCCACCCTGCCGTGGGGCCTGCTGCCGTCGTTCGTGGGTCGTCCGGTCTCGGTGAGCTCCTCCGTGACAGCGGCCATGTCCTCCGTGGGCCGCCCGAGCCGTGCCTACCTGCGTGGGGTCCTCGCGGTCTCCGGTCCCGACGTACCCGGCGGCGCGGACGAGGCGGCCGCGGTGGCCGGCATGCATGCCGGCGCGCATCTGCTGGTCGGAGCGGAAGCCACCGGGGAGGCCGTGCTCGGGCAGATGCCGCAAGGGGGTCTGCTGCACATCGCGGCGCACGGCCACCACGAGCCGGACAGTCCGCTGTTCTCCTCCGTGCAGTTGGCCGACGGCCCGCTCTACGGGTACGACATCGCGCCCAGTCCCGCCCTTCCCGACCACGTGGTGCTGTCCAGCTGTGACGTGGGCCGCAGCGATGACCGGCCCGGTGGTGAGCCGCTCGGTCTGGCGGCGGCCCTGCTGCGCAGCGGGGTGTCGACGGTGGTGGCCGGGATCAGCCGGATCTCGGACGAGGTGGCGGCCGCGGCGATGCTCGTCTACCACGAGAGGTTGCTCGCCGGTGACGGTCCGGCGGTTGCCCTGGCGGTGGCGATCAGTGGAACAGCGGACGTCCCCGCACCACTGACGTGCTTCGGTGCGGGTTCCTGA
- the pafA gene encoding Pup--protein ligase, which yields MQRRIMGIETEFGITCTFHGQRRLSPDEVARYLFRRVVSWGRSSNVFLRNGSRLYLDVGSHPEYATAECDDLLTLIAHDKAGERILQDLVVDAEARLAEEGIGGDIYLFKNNTDSAGNSYGCHENFLIARAGEFSRIADGLIPFLVTRQLIAGAGKVLQSPRGASYCLSQRADHIWEGVSSATTRSRPIINTRDEPHADAERYRRLHVIVGDSNMSQTTTLLKVGSAALVLEMIEAGIQLRDFTFDNPIRAIREISHDITGRRTVRLANGSEISALDAQTEYYTKAVDYVAGRGTDPISERVLDLWGRTLKGVEIGDLSGVDTEIDWVIKKKLIDSYAARHGMDLADPRIAQIDLTYHDVRPGRGLHSLLVKKGMAATVVTDDEITDATTLAPQTTRAKLRGEFVAAAQDAGRDYTVDWVHLKLNDQAQRTVLLKDPFRNTDDRVTKLIESL from the coding sequence ATGCAGCGGCGGATCATGGGCATCGAAACCGAGTTCGGCATCACCTGTACCTTCCACGGACAGCGCCGCCTCTCACCCGACGAGGTCGCGAGGTACCTGTTCCGCCGGGTGGTGTCGTGGGGCCGGTCGTCGAACGTCTTCCTGCGCAACGGGTCGAGGCTCTACCTCGACGTCGGATCCCACCCGGAGTACGCGACCGCCGAGTGCGACGACCTCCTGACGTTGATCGCCCACGACAAGGCCGGCGAGCGGATCCTGCAGGACCTGGTCGTGGACGCGGAGGCGCGACTGGCCGAGGAAGGCATCGGCGGCGACATCTACCTGTTCAAGAACAACACCGATTCGGCCGGCAACTCCTACGGCTGCCACGAGAACTTCCTGATCGCCAGGGCCGGTGAGTTCTCCCGCATCGCAGACGGTCTCATCCCGTTCCTGGTGACCCGGCAGCTGATCGCCGGTGCCGGCAAGGTGCTCCAGTCGCCGCGGGGCGCCTCCTACTGCCTGTCGCAGCGGGCCGACCACATCTGGGAAGGTGTGTCCTCCGCGACCACCCGCTCCCGGCCGATCATCAACACCAGGGACGAACCGCACGCCGACGCCGAGCGGTACCGCCGCCTGCACGTCATCGTCGGGGACTCGAACATGAGCCAGACGACCACGCTGCTCAAGGTCGGCAGCGCCGCCCTCGTGCTGGAGATGATCGAAGCGGGAATCCAGTTGCGGGACTTCACCTTCGACAATCCGATCCGGGCGATCCGGGAGATCTCGCACGACATCACCGGGCGCCGGACGGTGCGGCTGGCCAACGGTTCGGAGATCTCGGCGCTGGACGCCCAGACGGAGTACTACACCAAGGCCGTCGACTACGTCGCCGGCCGGGGGACCGACCCGATATCCGAGCGGGTGCTCGATCTGTGGGGCCGGACGCTCAAGGGGGTCGAGATCGGCGACCTGTCCGGGGTGGACACCGAGATCGACTGGGTGATCAAGAAGAAGCTGATCGACTCCTACGCAGCCCGGCACGGCATGGACCTGGCGGACCCGCGCATCGCCCAGATCGACCTGACGTACCACGACGTCCGGCCCGGTCGCGGCCTGCACTCGCTGCTGGTGAAGAAGGGAATGGCCGCCACCGTCGTCACCGACGACGAGATCACCGATGCCACCACCCTCGCGCCGCAGACGACCAGGGCCAAACTCAGGGGCGAGTTCGTCGCCGCAGCGCAGGACGCCGGCCGCGACTACACCGTCGACTGGGTGCACCTGAAGCTCAACGACCAGGCGCAGCGCACCGTCCTGCTCAAGGACCCGTTCCGCAACACTGATGACCGCGTCACCAAGCTCATCGAATCCCTGTAG
- a CDS encoding CHAT domain-containing protein: MDPDNRHESPGSGEHTATDLWTLARAASDDGKWFTGLRLAQRALKHLDGRAAADPVLRARILVALAYNNSELGHPDRARALLEEASACPEVLPAVQVARGLILVRTGQPDAALADLDAAVAQLRRSSTPESLEDLAGALINRGLLHIVAGRLAPAAADTAAAGAIARELHRGDITFMADHNLGFVRYLAGDLPAALAAMEGAAIAWPRAAQDGVSPLDRARVLASAGLIDAAGEHIDQALEFFRINRATADLVDAYSVRAELDLLAGHPEAAARAARRAEQTARRRGNVPAALAARTLRLQAVRAQRRAMAVDRSGASAAARIGRARRDAIEAAALAAQLGELGLDEEANTALLLHGEALLDSGEVAAANEVAQVVRDRSGVRLATRLQARLLDGELELAAGRRRAGLAHIRRGLDDLSKFQATFGSQDLQTAAAVHGRELAELGLRTAVETRSPAAIFQWLERARGVSTRLPAVRPPADPQFARELGEFRASYEQARQAVLSGRRDPALEVRVRRMRRQVQAMAWTAAGTGAVLRPLTLAAVQRRLAADPARPSIVAYIRGDGALHALVITGPRASFRRLGAFEEIQSRVRRVSADLDLLATQRVPEPVLRVARQSLAAGLDKVSGDLLEPIGGLLDDGPLMVAGLGMLTTVPWGLLPALVGRPVSVTASVSAALGERKGREPRADRVLSVAGPGLPNGAAEAEQVAALYPGSTALVGDAATGAAVLGQVPDGGMLHIAAHGHHETESPLFSWVQLADGPLYGYDIAPNPSLPDHVVLSSCDVGRGDDDRPGGEPLGLAAALLRSGVSTVIAGVSRISDVVAAQTMVVYHQRLRSGDGPAVALAAAVAAADGAPAPLTCFGVGA; encoded by the coding sequence GTGGATCCGGACAATCGGCACGAGTCACCCGGTAGTGGCGAACACACCGCCACGGACCTGTGGACGCTGGCGAGGGCGGCGAGTGACGATGGCAAATGGTTCACCGGCCTTCGATTGGCCCAGCGGGCGCTGAAGCACCTGGACGGTCGAGCCGCCGCCGATCCGGTGCTGCGGGCGCGGATCCTGGTGGCCCTGGCCTACAACAACTCCGAGCTCGGCCACCCGGACCGGGCGCGCGCCCTGCTCGAGGAGGCCTCGGCGTGTCCGGAGGTGCTGCCCGCCGTGCAGGTCGCCCGCGGACTGATCCTGGTGCGGACCGGACAGCCCGACGCCGCACTGGCGGATCTCGACGCCGCCGTCGCCCAGCTCCGCCGGTCCTCCACGCCGGAATCGCTGGAGGACCTCGCCGGCGCCCTGATCAACCGGGGACTGCTGCACATCGTCGCCGGCCGGCTCGCTCCGGCCGCCGCCGACACCGCGGCCGCCGGAGCGATCGCCCGGGAACTGCACCGCGGCGACATCACCTTCATGGCCGACCACAACCTCGGATTCGTGCGCTACCTGGCCGGTGATCTACCGGCCGCGCTGGCGGCGATGGAAGGTGCAGCGATCGCCTGGCCGCGGGCAGCCCAGGACGGGGTGTCTCCCCTGGACCGCGCGAGGGTGCTCGCCTCGGCCGGCCTGATCGACGCGGCCGGCGAACACATAGATCAGGCCCTGGAGTTCTTCCGGATCAACCGGGCCACCGCGGATCTGGTCGATGCCTACTCGGTCCGCGCGGAGCTCGACCTGCTGGCCGGGCACCCAGAAGCCGCGGCGCGGGCGGCCCGTCGCGCCGAGCAGACCGCCCGCCGCCGTGGCAACGTCCCGGCCGCCCTGGCCGCCCGCACCCTCCGACTGCAGGCGGTGAGGGCTCAACGGAGGGCGATGGCAGTGGACCGGAGCGGCGCGTCGGCGGCCGCCCGGATCGGTCGCGCGCGGCGGGACGCGATCGAGGCCGCCGCCCTGGCGGCGCAACTGGGGGAGCTCGGACTGGACGAGGAGGCGAACACCGCACTGCTGCTGCACGGCGAAGCGCTGCTGGATTCCGGCGAGGTGGCCGCGGCCAACGAGGTGGCCCAGGTGGTCCGCGACCGATCCGGTGTCCGGCTGGCGACCCGGCTGCAGGCCCGACTCCTGGACGGGGAGCTCGAGCTGGCCGCCGGGCGTCGACGGGCCGGGCTCGCCCACATCCGACGGGGCCTCGACGACCTGTCGAAGTTCCAGGCGACCTTCGGCTCGCAGGATCTGCAGACGGCGGCGGCCGTCCACGGTCGCGAACTGGCCGAACTGGGCCTGCGGACGGCGGTCGAGACCCGTTCTCCCGCAGCAATCTTCCAGTGGCTGGAACGCGCCAGGGGAGTGAGCACCAGGTTGCCCGCGGTCCGGCCACCCGCTGATCCCCAGTTCGCCAGGGAACTCGGCGAATTCCGGGCGAGCTACGAGCAGGCCAGGCAGGCGGTGCTGTCCGGGCGTCGGGATCCGGCGCTGGAGGTCAGGGTCCGGCGGATGCGCCGTCAGGTGCAGGCGATGGCCTGGACGGCCGCCGGCACCGGCGCCGTCCTTCGGCCGCTCACGCTGGCTGCGGTGCAGCGCAGGCTCGCGGCGGATCCCGCGCGGCCCTCGATCGTGGCCTACATCCGCGGCGACGGTGCCCTGCACGCCTTGGTGATCACCGGTCCGCGGGCCTCGTTCCGGCGGCTCGGCGCGTTCGAGGAGATCCAGTCCAGGGTCCGGCGGGTGTCGGCCGACCTGGATCTGCTGGCCACCCAGCGCGTGCCGGAGCCGGTCCTGCGGGTGGCCCGGCAGTCGCTGGCGGCCGGCCTGGACAAGGTGTCCGGTGACCTCCTCGAACCGATCGGCGGGCTGCTGGACGACGGGCCGCTGATGGTCGCCGGACTCGGCATGCTGACCACCGTGCCGTGGGGCCTGCTGCCGGCGCTGGTGGGTCGCCCGGTGTCCGTCACGGCGTCCGTTTCGGCCGCATTGGGCGAACGCAAAGGACGTGAACCGCGCGCCGACCGGGTCCTCTCGGTGGCCGGGCCGGGTCTGCCCAACGGCGCGGCCGAAGCCGAGCAGGTCGCGGCGCTCTACCCGGGGTCGACAGCCCTGGTGGGGGATGCGGCCACCGGAGCCGCGGTGCTGGGACAGGTCCCGGACGGTGGAATGCTGCACATCGCGGCGCACGGCCACCACGAGACCGAGTCCCCGTTGTTCTCCTGGGTCCAGCTGGCCGACGGTCCCTTGTACGGCTACGACATCGCCCCCAACCCGTCGCTGCCCGACCATGTGGTGCTCTCCAGCTGTGACGTCGGGCGAGGCGATGACGACCGCCCTGGCGGCGAGCCGCTGGGGCTGGCGGCCGCGCTGCTGCGCAGCGGGGTCTCCACCGTCATCGCCGGGGTCAGCCGGATCTCGGACGTGGTGGCCGCGCAGACGATGGTGGTCTACCACCAGCGGCTGCGCTCCGGTGACGGGCCGGCAGTGGCACTCGCGGCGGCCGTCGCGGCGGCCGACGGTGCACCGGCCCCGCTGACCTGCTTCGGTGTCGGAGCCTGA
- a CDS encoding hemolysin family protein yields MKGSWGLVALVVVLLALSAFFVAAEFALIAARRTVIEPRAVTSSRARTTLKAMEDISVMMACAQLGITVCGVLLGALGEPAVATLLEPLFERLGVGESALQPVSLVVALLLVVSAHVALGEMVPKNVALAGPENTAILLAPPLRAITLFLGPVVRGLNHLSNAVVRLIGREPRNEVASSFTRDEVAGLVAESRSEGLLDSQEHDLITSALDFDTATVDRVLLADADVVCLHTGVSAAEVEQACARTGFSRFPVRGDDGKYVGYLHIRDVIDLPAELREEPVPAGRIRPLPVVVAGTELRLALDRMRRLGAHLAQVAAPVPAVPELAGAADPVVALGALVTAPAGPPVEPLPEARLGLVTLEDVIEELIGEVRDSTRRRPQVGAPGGRGSSPRPRQFTDTPRGEA; encoded by the coding sequence GTGAAGGGCAGCTGGGGGCTGGTCGCGCTGGTGGTCGTGCTGCTGGCACTGAGCGCGTTCTTCGTCGCCGCCGAATTCGCGTTGATCGCCGCCCGCCGGACCGTCATCGAACCCCGCGCGGTGACCAGCTCCCGGGCCAGGACGACGCTGAAGGCGATGGAGGACATCTCCGTCATGATGGCCTGTGCGCAGTTGGGCATCACCGTGTGCGGGGTGCTCCTGGGCGCTCTCGGCGAGCCGGCGGTCGCCACCCTGCTCGAGCCGCTCTTCGAACGCCTGGGTGTGGGAGAGTCTGCGCTGCAACCGGTGTCGCTGGTCGTAGCGCTGCTGCTGGTGGTCTCGGCCCACGTGGCACTCGGCGAGATGGTTCCCAAGAACGTCGCCCTCGCCGGCCCGGAGAACACCGCGATCCTGCTCGCTCCGCCGCTGCGGGCCATCACCCTGTTCCTCGGACCGGTGGTCAGGGGCCTGAACCACCTGTCGAATGCCGTGGTGCGTCTGATCGGCCGCGAGCCGAGGAACGAGGTGGCGTCCTCGTTCACCCGGGACGAGGTGGCCGGCCTTGTCGCCGAGTCGCGGTCCGAGGGGTTGCTCGACAGTCAGGAGCACGACCTGATCACCTCCGCCCTCGACTTCGACACCGCCACCGTCGACCGGGTGCTGCTGGCCGACGCCGATGTCGTCTGCCTGCACACCGGCGTCAGCGCCGCCGAAGTCGAGCAGGCGTGCGCCAGGACCGGCTTCTCCCGGTTCCCGGTCCGGGGTGACGACGGGAAGTACGTCGGGTACCTGCACATCCGCGACGTGATCGACCTGCCGGCCGAACTGCGGGAGGAACCGGTGCCGGCGGGTCGGATCCGCCCGTTGCCGGTCGTGGTGGCGGGCACCGAACTCAGGCTCGCCCTCGACCGGATGCGACGCCTGGGTGCGCACCTCGCCCAGGTGGCGGCGCCGGTTCCAGCGGTGCCGGAACTGGCCGGGGCCGCCGATCCGGTGGTGGCCCTCGGCGCGCTGGTGACCGCCCCGGCCGGGCCGCCGGTCGAGCCCCTGCCCGAGGCCCGTCTCGGCCTGGTGACCTTGGAGGACGTCATCGAGGAGTTGATCGGTGAGGTGCGCGACAGCACCAGGCGACGTCCGCAGGTCGGTGCCCCCGGGGGCCGTGGGTCGTCGCCGCGCCCCCGGCAGTTCACCGACACTCCGCGCGGTGAGGCATAG
- a CDS encoding YafY family protein has product MATAKAERLLNLVIALVNSPRFRTAAWIREKVAGYSDAPTEEAFFRTFERDKTELRDLGIPLQSDGTETSGGYRILPGEFSLPQLSFTPSETAALGLASRLWETTALAGAGSNAIRKIRDAGVPDPDAEQQAHAVGLLQPRVRTGDPSFAPLYAAVRAGRAVTFGYRKNPAGPGEGRNVQPWGLVSYKGRWYLVGHDVERAATRTFRLSRIVGMVHPVGRAGVVSAPAELDLLALVAGSVELPADRTATLLIRPGAATGLRRRSARDEVGGQAVTADELDPVGRHAGWDVVRVPFAHLWDTARTIAEQGPDVFVVEPPDLRESVIRLLLGAMSSDGPALQNAAEADADQAALDEDEDEDEDEVDLAVAEPGHRT; this is encoded by the coding sequence GTGGCGACGGCGAAAGCGGAACGACTGCTGAACCTGGTGATCGCCCTGGTCAACTCGCCCCGGTTCCGGACGGCGGCCTGGATCCGGGAGAAGGTCGCCGGGTACAGCGACGCGCCCACCGAGGAAGCCTTCTTCCGGACGTTCGAGCGAGACAAGACCGAACTGCGGGACCTCGGGATCCCGCTGCAGTCCGATGGCACGGAGACCTCCGGCGGCTACCGGATCCTGCCCGGGGAGTTCTCGCTCCCGCAGCTGTCCTTCACCCCGTCCGAGACTGCGGCGCTGGGCCTGGCTTCCCGCCTCTGGGAGACCACCGCCCTGGCCGGCGCAGGCTCGAACGCGATCCGCAAGATCCGGGATGCCGGCGTGCCCGACCCCGACGCCGAGCAGCAGGCACATGCGGTCGGGCTCCTGCAGCCGCGGGTGCGGACCGGGGACCCGTCCTTCGCTCCGCTGTACGCGGCGGTGCGGGCCGGACGCGCCGTCACCTTCGGCTACCGCAAGAACCCGGCCGGGCCCGGCGAGGGTCGGAACGTCCAGCCCTGGGGGCTGGTGTCCTACAAGGGCCGGTGGTACCTGGTCGGGCATGACGTGGAGCGGGCGGCCACCAGGACCTTCCGGTTGTCCCGGATCGTCGGCATGGTCCACCCGGTCGGCCGTGCGGGTGTCGTCAGCGCGCCGGCCGAGCTGGACCTGCTCGCGCTCGTCGCCGGCAGTGTGGAGTTGCCGGCCGACCGGACCGCGACCCTGCTGATCAGGCCAGGTGCGGCAACCGGCCTCCGCCGTCGGAGCGCGCGGGACGAGGTTGGCGGCCAGGCGGTGACGGCGGACGAGCTCGACCCGGTCGGGCGGCACGCAGGATGGGACGTCGTTCGGGTGCCCTTCGCCCATCTGTGGGATACCGCCCGGACCATCGCCGAGCAGGGTCCGGACGTGTTCGTCGTCGAGCCCCCCGACCTTCGAGAATCGGTGATCCGGCTGTTGCTCGGCGCGATGTCCTCCGACGGGCCGGCTCTGCAGAACGCCGCCGAGGCCGACGCCGACCAGGCTGCCCTGGACGAAGACGAAGACGAAGACGAAGACGAAGTGGACCTGGCCGTCGCCGAGCCCGGCCATCGAACATGA
- a CDS encoding hemolysin family protein, whose amino-acid sequence MPDPMITQILLLLVGLLLIVGTAVYVAAEFSLVTVDRAKVAQEAAAGDGRAKSLLAGLRSLSTQLSGAQVGITVTTLALGFVMEPSLAALIADPLRAIGISPGVASSAGVVLALIIATVLSMVFGELVPKNLAIAEPLVTAKAVVMPLRISTLVFRPLIWVLNGIANGVLRIFSIEPQEELRSARSPDELQSLVRRSAAQGTLPAPTAGLLSRTISFSGKTAADVLTPRTRVRFVKATDPAESVITAAAATGHSRFPVSGEDSDDVVGLVHLKRAVAIAPDDRVGVRVEQLMTEVPVVPETIPLDDLLDLLRLQGLQMAVVTDEYGGTAGILTLEDVVEELVGEITDEHDLGDPRAARQHDGTWLLPGDLRPDQIAEITGVTLPESTAYETVAGLVIARLGRLPESADTVEVTATILAQTPLGVLTARVHGSADDLPIPVNTLDDLPRVVSVRLTVASRARRRIESVVLSAVAQVDDNGELR is encoded by the coding sequence GTGCCCGATCCGATGATCACCCAGATCCTCCTGCTGCTGGTCGGGCTCCTGCTGATCGTCGGGACCGCCGTCTACGTCGCCGCGGAATTCAGCCTGGTGACGGTCGACCGCGCCAAGGTCGCGCAGGAGGCCGCCGCCGGTGACGGTCGGGCGAAATCTCTGCTGGCCGGCCTCAGGTCCCTGTCCACCCAGCTGTCCGGGGCGCAGGTCGGCATCACCGTCACCACGCTGGCCCTCGGCTTCGTGATGGAACCCTCGCTGGCCGCGCTGATCGCAGACCCGTTGCGCGCCATCGGGATCAGCCCCGGTGTTGCGTCATCCGCCGGGGTCGTCCTGGCCCTGATCATCGCCACCGTCCTGTCGATGGTGTTCGGCGAGTTGGTGCCCAAGAACCTCGCCATCGCCGAACCGTTGGTCACCGCGAAGGCGGTGGTCATGCCGCTGCGCATCTCGACACTGGTCTTCCGGCCGTTGATCTGGGTCCTCAACGGCATCGCCAACGGCGTGCTGCGGATCTTCTCCATCGAGCCGCAGGAAGAACTCCGCTCCGCCCGCTCGCCCGACGAGCTGCAGTCGCTCGTTCGCAGGTCGGCCGCCCAGGGCACATTGCCCGCCCCCACCGCGGGTCTGCTGTCGCGGACCATCTCCTTCTCGGGCAAGACCGCGGCCGACGTCCTCACCCCGCGGACCAGGGTTCGTTTCGTCAAGGCCACCGACCCGGCCGAATCGGTGATCACGGCCGCCGCTGCGACGGGTCATTCACGGTTTCCGGTCTCCGGCGAGGACTCCGACGACGTGGTCGGCCTGGTGCACCTCAAGCGGGCCGTCGCGATCGCACCCGACGACCGGGTGGGAGTCCGGGTCGAACAACTGATGACCGAGGTGCCGGTCGTCCCGGAGACCATTCCGCTGGACGACCTCCTCGACCTGCTGCGCCTGCAGGGCCTGCAGATGGCGGTCGTCACCGACGAGTACGGCGGCACCGCCGGCATCCTGACGCTCGAGGACGTGGTCGAGGAACTCGTCGGCGAGATCACCGACGAACACGATCTGGGGGATCCGCGCGCCGCCCGGCAGCACGATGGAACCTGGCTGCTCCCGGGTGATCTGCGGCCGGACCAGATCGCCGAGATCACCGGAGTGACGCTGCCGGAGTCCACCGCGTACGAGACGGTGGCCGGTCTGGTCATCGCCCGGCTCGGCCGGCTGCCCGAGAGTGCCGACACGGTCGAGGTGACGGCCACCATCCTGGCGCAGACGCCGCTGGGGGTGCTGACCGCCCGGGTGCACGGGTCGGCCGACGACCTCCCGATCCCGGTGAACACGCTCGACGATCTGCCCCGGGTGGTCTCGGTGCGGCTGACCGTCGCGTCCAGGGCCCGCCGGCGAATCGAGTCAGTGGTGCTGTCCGCGGTCGCGCAGGTCGACGACAACGGGGAACTGCGGTGA